A stretch of the Corylus avellana chromosome ca6, CavTom2PMs-1.0 genome encodes the following:
- the LOC132185497 gene encoding disease resistance protein RPV1-like, with protein MAFQEAHSSSSSTSFTHPSTFDVFLSFRGEDTRNNFTAHLCAALRRNGINTFMDDKLRSGEKTSPTLLKAIEQSKISIIVFSKNYASSHWCLDELMKILECREIRKQQVLPLFYDVDPKQVRNQIESVGEAFAKLEERFKDDEMKVNGWKTALSDMANLSGMHLANRYF; from the coding sequence ATGGCCTTCCAAGAAgcccattcttcttcttcttctacttctttcaCCCATCCATCAACTTTCgatgtattcttgagttttagaggtgAAGATACTCGAAACAATTTTACTGCCCATTTATGCGCAGCTTTGCGTCGAAACGGAATTAACACCTTCATGGATGATAAGCTTAGAAGTGGAGAGAAAACTTCACCAACACTTCTCAAAGCCATTGAGCAGTCAAAGATTTCAATCATTGTATTCTCTAAAAACTATGCATCATCTCATTGGTGCTTGGATGAGCTAATGAAGATCCTCGAGTGTAGAGAAATAAGGAAGCAACAAGTTTTACCGTTGTTTTACGATGTAGATCCGAAGCAAGTACGGAACCAAATTGAAAGTGTTGGAGAAGCATTTGCCAAACTTGAAGAAAGGTTCAAGGATGACGAAATGAAGGTGAATGGGTGGAAGACAGCCCTAAGCGACATGGCCAATTTGTCGGGAATGCATCTGGCAAACAGGTATTTCTAA